The proteins below come from a single Chelmon rostratus isolate fCheRos1 chromosome 10, fCheRos1.pri, whole genome shotgun sequence genomic window:
- the LOC121613393 gene encoding galactose-specific lectin nattectin-like gives MASGLLFCVILCLTSGLWTGANAQGPEEGGCPSPWRQFRDRCYVVRLSELAWDDAQAACAAAGGELAKIDTEAERDFVKEMVKKGAGSNREAWIGRVSSAKVLESPSPSGRYEELLNCVDGAWRWFDCGWNDQREQERGTSGLPPPTNLGANFRECTWRGIFFVDSQTFWPWEY, from the exons ATGGCATCGGgtcttttattctgtgtgatCCTCTGTTTGACCAGTGGACTGTGGACTGGAGCAAAT GCTCAAG GTCCAGAAGAAGGTGGATGCCCTTCTCCATGGAGACAGTTTCGTGACAGGTGCTACGTGGTCAGGTTAAGTGAATTGGCATGGGATGATGCACAG GCGGCCTGCGCTGCTGCGGGTGGGGAATTGGCCAAAATAGACACCGAAGCCGAAAGGGACTTTGTTAAAGAAATGGTTAAAAAGGGGGCTGGCTCAAACAGAGAAGCTTGGATTGGACGAGTTAGTTCAGCAAAG GTACTAGAATCCCCCTCCCCGTCGGGGCGTTACGAGGAGCTTCTTAACTGTGTAGATGGGGCCTGGAGGTGGTTCGATTGTGG GTGGAATGaccagagagagcaagagagaggtaCCAGTGGGCTTCCTCCGCCCACAAACCTGGGTGCCAACTTTCGGGAGTGCACATGGAGAGGGATTTTCTTCGTTGacagccagaccttctggccctGGGAATACTGA